The following coding sequences lie in one Phycicoccus duodecadis genomic window:
- a CDS encoding aspartate aminotransferase family protein — MTEFAAPTITPDPAKGARVAQEDRAHVFHSWSAQAQISPLPIAGASGSHFWDFEGKRYLDFSSQLVNVNIGYQHPKLVAAIQEAAARQCTIAPSFADESRSEAARMIAERAPGSLDKVFFTNGGAEATENAMRMAKLHTGRNKVLTTYRSYHGATAGSIAATGDPRRWANEPGVAGIVHFWGPYPYRSPFHSADAAQECERALQHLRETIMVEGAHTIAAIMLETVVGTNGILVPPEGYLAGVREICDEHGIVYIADEVMAGFGRCGEWFAVDHWGVVPDLICFAKGVNSGYVPLGGVVISAEIAATFDERVFPGGLTYSGHPLACASAVASMRIFDEEGILENVRKVADTVIAPRLAEIADKHPSVGEVRGLGFFWALDLVRDPETREPLVPYNASGPAAAPMTELAAACKAEGLWPFTHFNRTHVVPPCTTTAEEMAEGLDILDRALDVTDRHVTG; from the coding sequence ATGACCGAGTTCGCCGCCCCGACCATCACCCCCGACCCCGCGAAGGGCGCCCGGGTGGCGCAGGAGGACCGGGCGCACGTGTTCCATTCGTGGTCGGCGCAGGCTCAGATCAGTCCGTTGCCGATCGCGGGGGCGTCGGGGAGTCATTTCTGGGACTTCGAGGGGAAGCGGTACCTGGACTTCTCGAGCCAGCTGGTGAACGTCAACATCGGCTACCAGCATCCGAAGCTGGTCGCGGCGATCCAGGAGGCCGCGGCCCGGCAGTGCACCATCGCGCCGAGCTTCGCGGACGAGTCGCGTTCGGAGGCGGCGCGGATGATCGCCGAGCGCGCGCCGGGAAGCCTGGACAAGGTGTTCTTCACCAACGGCGGCGCCGAGGCCACCGAGAACGCGATGCGGATGGCGAAGCTGCACACCGGGCGGAACAAGGTGCTGACCACGTACCGCAGCTACCACGGCGCCACCGCGGGCTCGATCGCCGCGACGGGTGACCCGCGCCGCTGGGCCAACGAGCCGGGGGTGGCGGGGATCGTGCACTTCTGGGGCCCGTACCCGTACCGGTCGCCGTTCCACTCCGCCGACGCCGCGCAGGAGTGCGAGCGGGCGTTGCAGCACCTGCGCGAGACGATCATGGTCGAGGGCGCGCACACGATCGCGGCGATCATGCTCGAGACCGTCGTCGGGACCAACGGGATCCTGGTGCCGCCGGAGGGGTACCTGGCCGGGGTCCGCGAGATCTGTGACGAGCACGGCATCGTGTACATCGCCGACGAGGTGATGGCCGGGTTCGGGCGGTGCGGTGAGTGGTTCGCGGTCGACCACTGGGGGGTGGTGCCGGACCTGATCTGCTTCGCCAAGGGCGTGAACTCCGGGTACGTGCCGCTCGGTGGGGTGGTGATCTCGGCCGAGATCGCGGCCACGTTCGACGAGCGGGTCTTCCCGGGCGGGCTGACGTACTCGGGGCACCCGTTGGCGTGCGCGTCGGCGGTGGCCTCGATGCGGATCTTCGACGAGGAGGGCATCCTGGAGAACGTCCGCAAGGTCGCCGACACCGTCATCGCACCCCGCCTGGCCGAGATCGCCGACAAGCACCCCAGTGTGGGCGAGGTGCGCGGGCTGGGGTTCTTCTGGGCGCTGGACCTGGTGCGCGACCCCGAGACCCGCGAGCCGCTGGTGCCCTACAACGCCTCCGGGCCCGCCGCGGCCCCGATGACCGAGCTCGCCGCCGCCTGCAAGGCCGAAGGGCTCTGGCCGTTCACCCACTTCAACCGCACCCACGTGGTCCCCCCGTGCACGACCACCGCCGAGGAGATGGCCGAAGGCCTCGACATCCTCGACCGCGCCCTCGACGTCACCGACCGCCACGTCACCGGCTGA